One region of Kogia breviceps isolate mKogBre1 chromosome 17, mKogBre1 haplotype 1, whole genome shotgun sequence genomic DNA includes:
- the UBXN2B gene encoding UBX domain-containing protein 2B isoform X2 translates to MAEGGCGNEAGEEGPRAVGPRPPSARDLQLALAELYEDEVKCKASKSDRPHATAFKNPRTPPQRFYSSEHECSGLHIVQPSTGKIVNELFKEAREHGAVPLNEATRASGDDKSKSFTGGGYRLGNSFCKRSEYIYGENQLQDVQILLKLWSNGFSLDDGELRPYSDPTNAQFLESVKRGEIPLELQRLVHRGHVNLDMEDHQDQEYIKPRLRFKAFSGEGQKLGSCSEPVELGPRARTPHHDRTGRVRCLQDLGDQKSCIISTPRS, encoded by the exons ATGGCGGAGGGCGGCTGCGGCAACGAGGCGGGCGAGGAGGGGCCGAGGGCGGTGGGGCCGCGGCCCCCGAGCGCGCGGGACTTGCAG TTGGCCTTGGCAGAATTATATGAAGATGAAGTGAAATGCAAAGCTTCCAAATCTGATAGACCTCACGCTACAGCCTTTAAAAACCCACGAACACCACCTCAAAG GTTCTATTCAAGTGAACATGAATGCAGTGGATTACATATAGTTCAACCTTCAACTGGGAAAATTGTGAATGAACTTTTCAAAGAGGCAAGGGAACATGGAGCTGTCCCTCTGAATGAAGCCACAAGAGCTTCGGGTGATGACAAATCTAAG TCTTTTACAGGTGGAGGATACAGATTGGGTAATTCCTTTTGTAAGCGGTCTGAATACATCTATGGAGAAAATCAGTTGCAAGAT GTTCAGATTTTGCTTAAACTGTGGAGCAATGGTTTCAGCTTAGACGATGGAGAATTGAGACCTTACAGTGACCCAACAAATGCTCAGTTTCTGGAGTCCGTTAAGAGAGG agagaTTCCCCTGGAGCTTCAGCGACTGGTTCACAGAGGCCACGTGAATCTGGATATGGAGGATCATCAGGATCAAGAATACATAAAACCTAGATTGAGGTTCAAGGCGTTTAGTGGAGAAGGACAAAAACTTGGAAG ttgctcaGAGCCTGTGGAGCTGGGGCCCAGAGCTAGAACACCCCATCATGACCGCACTGGGAGAGTCAGATGCCTCCAGGACCTTGGGGACCAGAAGAGCTGCATCATCTCCACGCCACGGTCTTAA
- the UBXN2B gene encoding UBX domain-containing protein 2B isoform X3, translating into MAEGGCGNEAGEEGPRAVGPRPPSARDLQLALAELYEDEVKCKASKSDRPHATAFKNPRTPPQRFYSSEHECSGLHIVQPSTGKIVNELFKEAREHGAVPLNEATRASGDDKSKSFTGGGYRLGNSFCKRSEYIYGENQLQDVQILLKLWSNGFSLDDGELRPYSDPTNAQFLESVKRGEIPLELQRLVHRGHVNLDMEDHQDQEYIKPRLRFKAFSGEGQKLGRRSKQLSRENTSCAPSVAQSLWSWGPELEHPIMTALGESDASRTLGTRRAASSPRHGLNFHRTRQSLPVWHTVHPKGSICHLPRVQPLHLRCAFALVPGSWRALFSNISQPLPSCLCFIL; encoded by the exons ATGGCGGAGGGCGGCTGCGGCAACGAGGCGGGCGAGGAGGGGCCGAGGGCGGTGGGGCCGCGGCCCCCGAGCGCGCGGGACTTGCAG TTGGCCTTGGCAGAATTATATGAAGATGAAGTGAAATGCAAAGCTTCCAAATCTGATAGACCTCACGCTACAGCCTTTAAAAACCCACGAACACCACCTCAAAG GTTCTATTCAAGTGAACATGAATGCAGTGGATTACATATAGTTCAACCTTCAACTGGGAAAATTGTGAATGAACTTTTCAAAGAGGCAAGGGAACATGGAGCTGTCCCTCTGAATGAAGCCACAAGAGCTTCGGGTGATGACAAATCTAAG TCTTTTACAGGTGGAGGATACAGATTGGGTAATTCCTTTTGTAAGCGGTCTGAATACATCTATGGAGAAAATCAGTTGCAAGAT GTTCAGATTTTGCTTAAACTGTGGAGCAATGGTTTCAGCTTAGACGATGGAGAATTGAGACCTTACAGTGACCCAACAAATGCTCAGTTTCTGGAGTCCGTTAAGAGAGG agagaTTCCCCTGGAGCTTCAGCGACTGGTTCACAGAGGCCACGTGAATCTGGATATGGAGGATCATCAGGATCAAGAATACATAAAACCTAGATTGAGGTTCAAGGCGTTTAGTGGAGAAGGACAAAAACTTGGAAG GAGAAGCAAACAACTTTCTAGAGAAAACACCTCctgtgccccatcagttgctcaGAGCCTGTGGAGCTGGGGCCCAGAGCTAGAACACCCCATCATGACCGCACTGGGAGAGTCAGATGCCTCCAGGACCTTGGGGACCAGAAGAGCTGCATCATCTCCACGCCACGGTCTTAACTTTCACCGCAcaa GACAGTCACTGCCTGTCTGGCACACTGTGCATCCAAAAGGTTCCATTTGCCATTTGCCCCGAGTCCAGCCACTACACCTGAGGTGTGCCTTCGCCTTGGTCCCTGGATCCTGGAGGGCCCTCTTCTCTAACATCTCAcagccccttccttcctgcctctgcttCATTCTCTGA
- the UBXN2B gene encoding UBX domain-containing protein 2B isoform X1 translates to MAEGGCGNEAGEEGPRAVGPRPPSARDLQLALAELYEDEVKCKASKSDRPHATAFKNPRTPPQRFYSSEHECSGLHIVQPSTGKIVNELFKEAREHGAVPLNEATRASGDDKSKSFTGGGYRLGNSFCKRSEYIYGENQLQDVQILLKLWSNGFSLDDGELRPYSDPTNAQFLESVKRGEIPLELQRLVHRGHVNLDMEDHQDQEYIKPRLRFKAFSGEGQKLGSLTPEIVSTPSSPEEEEKSLLNAVVLIDDSVPTTKIQIRLADGSRLIQRFNSTHRILDVRDFIVQSRPEFATLDFILVTSFPNKELTDESLTLQEADILNTVILQQLK, encoded by the exons ATGGCGGAGGGCGGCTGCGGCAACGAGGCGGGCGAGGAGGGGCCGAGGGCGGTGGGGCCGCGGCCCCCGAGCGCGCGGGACTTGCAG TTGGCCTTGGCAGAATTATATGAAGATGAAGTGAAATGCAAAGCTTCCAAATCTGATAGACCTCACGCTACAGCCTTTAAAAACCCACGAACACCACCTCAAAG GTTCTATTCAAGTGAACATGAATGCAGTGGATTACATATAGTTCAACCTTCAACTGGGAAAATTGTGAATGAACTTTTCAAAGAGGCAAGGGAACATGGAGCTGTCCCTCTGAATGAAGCCACAAGAGCTTCGGGTGATGACAAATCTAAG TCTTTTACAGGTGGAGGATACAGATTGGGTAATTCCTTTTGTAAGCGGTCTGAATACATCTATGGAGAAAATCAGTTGCAAGAT GTTCAGATTTTGCTTAAACTGTGGAGCAATGGTTTCAGCTTAGACGATGGAGAATTGAGACCTTACAGTGACCCAACAAATGCTCAGTTTCTGGAGTCCGTTAAGAGAGG agagaTTCCCCTGGAGCTTCAGCGACTGGTTCACAGAGGCCACGTGAATCTGGATATGGAGGATCATCAGGATCAAGAATACATAAAACCTAGATTGAGGTTCAAGGCGTTTAGTGGAGAAGGACAAAAACTTGGAAG CCTCACACCTGAAATAGTCAGTACGCCTTCctccccagaagaagaggagaagtcACTACTTAATGCAGTTGTTCTTATTGATGATTCCGTGCCAACGACCAAAATTCAGATCAGGTTAGCAGACGGGAGCCGTTTGATACAAAGATTCAATAGTACACACAG GATCCTGGATGTTCGGGACTTTATTGTACAGTCCCGTCCTGAATTTGCAACTCTTGACTTTATTCTTGTGACTTCATTTCCAAACAAAGAGCTAACAGATGAAAGCCTGACACTACAAGAAGCAGATATTCTTAACACTGTGATACTGCAGCAACTAAAATGA